TCCCTTCACAGCGGACCCATACCCGAACGCGACGAGATTAGAGTACTGGGgctctttatacataaaaatcgCAGAGCAGACACAACATTGGCCAAATTGCGTAAGGTGGGGGACCAGGTGGGCCGGATGGTCCGCCGGGTTTCCAACAAGCGCGGGGGTTTGCGATGCAAAGACGCCTTGCGGCTGGCGCATGCATTCGTAACCAGCCGAGTCCTGTACTCGGCTCCATACCTCCACCTACGCAAATTCGACGAGAATGCACTCGAAGTCATTCCCCGCAAAATCTACAAGCGCGCCCTCGACCTTCCTGTCAGCACATCTAAACAGCGCCTTCTGGGCGTGGGAATGGTGAACACCTTCAAGGAGCTTCGAGAGGCGCACTTGACTAACCAATATACTAGACTCTCTAAAACACCGTCGGGTCGCCGCCTCCTTGCCCGACTACACATCAATCATTCAATACATACGGAAGAGCGCGTACAGATTCCAGAAATTTGGCGATACTCCCTGCACGTGCGCCCTCTTCCGGCTAACATGACCTGAGACGATCAGTGGCCGAAGCCTCGCGCGGGCGGAAGCCTTGGCTCGACACTACGGCCACAAATTCGGAGTATTCTacgtggacgcctccggcccgCACCACGGGGGTTGGTACACGGCTGCGTCGTCCACCAAAACACCGCTGTAAACGGAGTCACCTTCCGTGGACATAACATTACGCACGCGGAGAAGATCGCCATCACACTAGCCGCCGCAGATCAGGACTCAAGGGTCATCATCACCGACTCAAGGggtccctatcggaaaaactaccatggtggatactggaaaaggtggtggatatagtggaaataatgctgggtatgatggaaatcatggtgttatagtggagagtggtgggtggcaaggtgtacgttagctgggtaaggtggaaaggatggtggacgatggtggagagtagcagcaaaatactgggtaggggtaggagacagcgcccactatggcgcgaatggtggaaagcagcgagggaatggtgggtgaggaaaatgatggtgtaccatgctgcaccatgctggagaagctgcgccaaacaccatcattatactcgaaagcagtggcaactatgaatagtataatgtgaaatattattgcagtgcaaatgaacagcattttgggcgagttggtaatgcctaatggagcaatgtaaaactcaatagacaggatcgaacttgttttgtatttgtaatacaccccttgtgagcatgcgttttctttatttcttattgactcaCAGGAATAAATCTacatttttgtggtgagtggtcgagccctttgagctttcgttttcaatgctacatttgtttgcagtccacctattgtattgatcgcgaaaaaatgctcaagagtgtattgcttaattattagtaaattttaatacgattttcctggctgagaatattgattcgagcacgaagaaaacgcagaattagtgatcactgcatagcagttaatttttggacttccgtgggatgtacctacccgagaccacgtctgttgcgctttaacattcgcgctgaatttgctgctcgctcacatttatgataaggctgaaagtaaacatcaacatcatgtgcgctacggatgtaaacgttgagaaaaaggtccgtgaaatgcatgctgcaaccgaatcacctcgcgtaaatagattgacaatgtactgtattgcaaaaacaatttgcggcttgagccgagaacctcatttcgacgggggcaaggtgcaaattgcgcacgtaaagagccccaagtggtcgaagtttccggagcccccacactacggcgtctctcaaaatcatatcgtgcttttgagacgtcgtgaaaccccagcagttattattatctgagccgagcagctgcttcccagctccctcctcgcTGCGAGTATGCGGAGACGCTGGTAGCACCTTACAACCTCGCctccgagattaatgtctactgcccgcctctgaggccgtgttcgccatatgcgctgtctcaatggcgacgatgacgtcacgtccggcagcgtcggaagtgaaatttgtttaggccgtggccacttgcgtcgccgctgtcgtcctcccagatttttctttcctgacatggcggcgcgctgcatacaacgtggtcatggcgtggtgattgtgtttgtgctgatgcggttgatttttgtgcgtgcccgtgctttgtgttttatgttgcggtcattgacttaggccgaacatcttgaatcagtatgatgcgtGGTACACGGCTGACTAAGtgagctgcaggcgccagcttgccaagtacgattcctttgttggtgatcaacgatgaagagtgccggaatagtttctcgcaacgcgcgctgtggcatggagaatcgacgtgacagttcgtgcactcgggaactcaccatattgcctctagaccgacggatgcatgCAAACGGGGTtgtcagccaacgccgactcgtcaCATCACCTtaagaccggcggacgtcgcaacgtgtacgctgcatgttttcttgagaaaggtaggtggctttgagtgctactctgtgcacgttatgcattattattgctgtgtgtgtattgccaagggatattgaatacggtggtgctgaatgtctttgcagttgtgttgaagctgctcccgcctGACGTTTGagaacagcttaatcgctactgttacagagtgcttggatatgtgagacgggcgcactacccgccgtaaaactgaaagcatagatgaaattttcgacagaaaggcgctcgtcttacacaggtatttaacaatcgtcactgcattTGTAATAACCAAATTAAATActtattgctactgccaccgggttgtgctgtgactgggaataggtgaggcgcgataagttgcatttggtgatgcaataaagaacactgattatgctagcacccttgtgcactcataagtttttacgtcggaaataacgggcaTTTGTTCAGAAACCACCCCTGAAGGACGATgtaatgtggtaggtgggcttctggggaaggcgAAATGGGGTGGGGGTTCGCCACTCCAGCGATAGCGTCAActgccggctgtgtatccccgttggctggccgctGGCATCGTGCAATGTTGATTTCTTTTGCTggtgcaacgtttgaaagttataggctgtggtttcggtgtgtttttttttttctcttgctcaacgcgggctagcgaatcgcgcgttcatttAGCGAGGGGTAGGTAatttgccgcgagaactgacccacttgtggttttaataagatttatttcaagggctaccatCACGTGAACGCTGCTGGCCTGTTGCGAGGGCAATTGTCCCCGCACAGAATGCCGGCgctatttcgcttacggcaactcgcgaaaaaataatgtaacagccggtagtacctcaccagctgtagtgatttgtagtgcaatgtTACTGTATTAATTAAAAAttcacttagtcgtaagttcagcagacacgtataaactgcgcgaagacgagcgaagcgcagagaacacacacaccgtgcgcttcgtgtgtgtctgcttatttctgtgttctaacgtgttgtcttcgcccagtttaaaggtgtctgccgtatctatgaaccaactagcccaacaacatgtcatacttgcaacaaggactcactatagtatctatttatttgattgaaaggagcagtgtaagacgcatcaatatattgattactaaacaaatcatttatattttttaatggtgctttttaaatatttttcaggttgcttggagaaatgaaCCTCTtttagccgcttcaattatagccaccgaggaactaccgtgatgtagTGGTGAGGGTTTCCTACAAGGGTTCTCTGCAGAAGCTGCTTGTCGAGGCAATGGAGGAAGCATAACGCCAAcaaatgtagaaaagggaataaacttattcactgagccattctgttttttgcttagtgcaaacatggtattatggtgcctgttttgcctgataacacatttggaaccaaagctgagagttaccaattggttttctgtggttaacctgAATGTcttgtgtaacaggcaaatatgttttgaaatataactgaaatagcattgaatgggaaatagttcattgacaaatatgcccgccatctccgtaCCTGCCACGTACCTTTATACATCATAATTTCtacccaccaaggctaccgtccaccatctgcccacctaaactactgtccactatccacccaccttgtccaccatccaccaccgtccactatccacccaccaccgtccaccatccacccactacattaatccactataatggtggatggtggtttccaccatgtccaccatttgactttttccaataggggtGCCTGTCGCAATATAGAACAGGGATGCATTCCGTACCTTGCCTATAAAATCTTGCAGAACAGCAGCCACCTAGGTGCCCCCGCGCACCGAACGATCGTATGGGCTCCGGCTCACACGGGCCTCGATGGTAATGAGACGGCCGatgccgctgcccgcgcgctCACTCTCCGGGCACCATCCTCGTCCCATACCGATCCGGACCTCGAACCCAATCCCGCCTACACCTTTAAGGAGGTCACACAATTTTATCAATCCGGCCATAATATCTATCCAAAACCCTGTAGAGGTCTCACGAAGGCGGAGGAGCGAATCCACCttcgcctttataccaaaacTTTATTGTGCCCGGCAATTATAAAACACTTTGACCCCGCTTGCACGGGGAAGTGCCCGCATTGTGAGGAAAATTCCTGTGAcattttccacatggtgtgggcttGCCAAAAAACCCCAAACCTTACCCCATTACCCAACTTTtcgcgggaggactgggaggcagccctgctcggctgctctgacctgacggcccaacgggccttggtcgagcgggcccgggccgcggccatcgccaatgggctcccgtaagagggagcccacctagtgtttgtacggggcggccccttaaggaccgctcccaccctccctgtaaataacatctgtaaataaatgtttttcagcagcagcagctgttATGTCTTTCTGTGCCTCTGTGTATAGGTTTTCGCTAAAAGCAGCGCAGTACCCAGAAACACAAGCTTCAACTCCTGTCACCTCTAGTAATGTTCGCCCAATAATTTCAGTATTTTGTACCACTTGAAAGAGGCGTTAAACTTACATTACTACAACTTTATGCAAGAAATTTAAAGTTTGGTGATTTATATTTACTGGGGCTAAGTGCAGTTGTGCTCTACCGGAAGTGtttgattaacctccctgccttctgctttttctgtttccttccttcctggttGATCTTGGGTTGATTTTTCACTTCATCAAGAGCAGAATACAGGGTGTTCAGAAGtcagctttattgcttttttttatctcagcaccgggaggtacgttataatcacctttgctgataagttatgtatccatggagtcacagagtgagacaataattatcgctgtcagccgcccagttaactatgattgaatgaagtacttcttagtgactgcagcaagcgggcatttttgtattgaaaagttggaggcagtcgcttttctatgcagttccacttggaagaattcttctggcatgtctgctgcgagatatcttgctgcaaaaTTTCATTGCGATTTGCATTATTACACAAGCAAGACTGTGAGCGCTGGCGCAAAGTCCCTCCCCCCACGCTGttactaccggctggcgatagcaagcaattactgctcgtcacatcacggaggaagattgcgccgctccacaccgccctgcatgcgtgattatgcaatccgccatcaaactgcagcgagatatctcgagcacagacatgctggaaTTCTTCCTAGTGGAACCGTTTAGAAAAGAGACTGCTcccaacttttcagtacaaacgtgcccgcttgctgcagtcactagaatgttcagtattgaatcttaggtaatttggtggctgacagcaattacaattgtttcactttgtgtccccctggatacatgtctgcaaaggtggttttcacattctttccagtgctgaattttaagaaaaccataactTTACACACTGGTATAGTGACGTAAAGCTGTCGTTTTACTGTACAACTCCCCAcagttgacgtgattttttatattgtaGTTGTGCGTTGATGTTAGAAAAAATTTTAGAAGTGATATAGTGTGGAAATGCTGGTGCAAAGATTTCAATTGAGGGGATCAACCTACTCAACATAATATTTACATTGAACTTACGCTACTGGCTCGAAAACTTTTTTGAAGCAAAGTTGTATTCTTGGAAAACTATTTCGTCCTCTCCATTATATTCAGTATCAAAGCATCACATACTTTTCACAAGACCCGTATATAGCCAGGAGGCAGAGGGGGCCATGCCCCCCCTCCTcctgaaattctgatggagggggatgTTATaccgaaaaaaatatgaaaatgggtgtttttcagggctttcagcaaatgcctccccccccccccccccccccccccccccctcgaaaaaaattcctggctactggcctgcttttcacaatggctttgatgatgatatatggtgcttattggcgcaagggccatttgatggccaaagagcgccaagacatgatAACGAAACTGAACAATggtcatgttacctggctgtatagcggcctaaaattcctcgcgctaaaggcgggtaaaacatatatgtaataaATAATGAGAGCGACGTGAAGCATGGACATggagaatgaatggcaagtggtcatGATGGTAAAACAATAGTGATATGgtgggagcacgaatgcctcctcaaggcctttgagatcaaaggcagggaggcaggtgctttctccaGTATAGCTACCGTAgcaacaacctcttttcagaggtcgtgctacggattccCTGGGTATACGACGTGAAAACTATCgacgtctttaaaaaacgcgaacagtgactgatgtttaaaaacggcttccctaccgacgaacattgatgggttgtaGTGGTAATTGTTGCCGGTAGGGTAGTAGGAAGTGTCGTTTTCTAAGCGTTTCTAGTCccttacactgtattaaaatgtgaattacggttagtgcttcaccacatctctcacacatgggtggatcaccaccagatagaaggtgtgagtgtgtactgtgtgtgtgtcctattcttatcctggtaagtgttacttctgtgcggcgtgactgtgttaCTGACGGCCAATACGCGATATGTGGCTTGATaagatgaagtttattttgtgtttgcgtgTCCCACGACCGCTGCCAGTGATCTCGGAGCTTTCTTTTAATGAAGGGTTTTAAGTCGAgtgcagggacagctatggatgtatcggcggtagcattttcgtgggcagaagcagctagctggtccgccaagacGTTTCCTCTAatgtcgcggtgccctggcacccagcacactacgacatgctgtttgagtgcgtaGACCGTGCATAGAGTTGTGTAAACCGAGACTAGGACAGGGTTCTTGTGCTTTTTAAGATTTTTCagagctttcactacgcttagcgaatcagtgtatatcactgcactttgtagtttattttctttaatatgtttgatggccgcaaatatcgcgtatgcttcagctgtaaaaatacttgtattggggtgcagaacgcctacatctgaaaaggatgggccaaccgctgcgtaggacacagaagtgtgagacttcgaggcatcggtaaagaattctgggaaagtgtacttgtgctggagttcaaggaagtgtgtacggatatgtgcagcaggcgcgtgcttagtaacttccatgaatgatatatcgcagtctacgagtgtccactgccacggcgggggatATGCAGCGGGAGCCACCAGAcggtgttcgagaagtggcacacccatttcttcagataggcccctcacacgaagtgcgtagggctttctcatggcaggacggttttcaaacaggaCAGAACTGGACAAATAATTTATAGTAGAGTGTAACGGGTGTTCGttgttcgcgttcaccttgaggaaatatacaaaagataggtaggacctctggaggtgtaacgaccactcgtttgattcaacgtaaaggctttctacggggctagtacgaaaagcacccgtagaaaggcgaatgcctagatgatggacagggtcaagcatcttcaaggcgcttggtgtcgcagagtgataggttatcgccccgtaatctaggcgcgtgcgtatgaggcttctatagagattcatcaggcactttcTGTCACTTCCCcaggtagtgcgtgacaacactttcagaacattcatggtttttatgcatttgtttttgatGTACTTGATATGTGGTATAAAGGTAAGCTTCGTGTCTAAGATTAGCCCTAGGAATTTATGTTCTGTATTTACCGACAGACGTTGACCATACAGGTTGATGTCTGGATCGGGGTGAgtgcctctctttctggagaataagacgcaCGTGCTTTTCTGTGGATTTAGTCGGAACCCGTTTTCCTCTGCCCATTTAgaaaccttgttcaaaccaagctgaacctgccgctcacacatagcAAGATTACAAGACTTAGAGCCAATCTGCACATCATCGACGTACGTAGAAtagaacatgttacgcgggatgtacAGTCGCagcgagttcattttgataataaaaagtgtacagctcaatacaccaccttgcggaactcctgTCTCTTGGACAAATACTCGGGACAAAAcactgcccactcgaacacggaatgtccgattggacaagtaactatcgattatggtgaacatcctacctcgtatacctaaatgtgagatgtctcgaagtatgccaaagcgccatgtggtatcataggccttttccatatcgaggaacacagatagaaagaattgtttgtggacgaaagcatcacggatttgtgcctcgatacgtagcaggtggtcagttgtggatctaccttctcgaaacccgcattggtatgggtcaagtagacagttcgtttcaaggaagtgtaggagtcgcctgtttatcatcttttcgaaaaccttgcacagacagcttgttagggctataggcctgtaattggaaactgaggatgggtccttgccctgttttaaaataggaataataatagcttctttccaggcagaggggatctcgccggaaagccaaacagcattatacaaggaaaggagggttttttgggtttcagacggcaggtgtttcaacatttcatatacaacacggtcggagcctggggcggaattattgcagcaattaagcgatgcttgtagctcagctatgcagaaaggttcattgtatgcttcgttatttgtggatttgcgctctagtttctgtctttcgattcttgttttgtatcgttggaaggcttcagtatagtgcgacgagctcgacacctgttcgaagtgtgcgccgaggaagtttgcctggtcttccaagctgtcgccttgtgtgttaactagaggaagtgaatgtgcttgtctgcctgctaccctactaaccatgttccagactttagcctcctgtgtatatgaattgatacccgataaaaacttctgccaactttcccttcttgcctgtcggcgcgttctcctgccttgggactttatgttcttaaaactgtccagattctcagctgtcggggagtcccgaagcagcctccatgctttgttttgtttttttgcgcgcgtttcggcactcagtgttccaccacggcacacgtcttttgccgggcagtccacttgtttgtggtatacacttagttgcagcatcaatcaaaaaagcagtaaaatattctacagcttcatccatgcttaaagcacacatgtcgttccaacttaggagagccactttacgaaaatgttcccaatctgctttctcaatttgccatttgggaacctgtggaggacattcatttactattggtgtgctgagaactacaggaaagtgatcacttccgtaaggattattaatgactttccatttgagcaggggtagaagtgatggagatgtgatgctgaggtctatggccgagtaggtattgttggcgaggctataatatgttggctctttttgattcagaagacatgcgtcggaagagaaaaggaaacgttcaataagacgacctcgcgcatcgcagcgagagtcaccccatagacagctatgtgcattaaagtccccaagtaccagatatggttcaggaagttcatctattagtgattggaattcatgtttctgaaggtggtagtgtggaggtatgtagatagagcatatggtgacgagtttgttcaaaagaaccgctcgaacagccactgcctcgagggacgtttgtagtggtaaacgtgtgcatgctactccttcattaactataacggctacgccaccagatgacgctacagcatcatcccggtcctttcgaaaTATAAGATAGTGGCGTAGAAAATTGGTGTTCTTagcttttaggtgtgtttcttgtacacacagcacttttggcgagtgttcgtgtagcaactcttggatatcgtcaaggtttcttagaagacctctaacgttccattgtataatttgtgtgtccattttgggtgtaagttagtgctgtgtgtactggaagaactattgccttaagtcacagagccctttccaggccctgtgatgcgggctttttcttttttggcgcgctccaaggagctacgccgttccttcggcgcctgagacgccgttgggcttgccgttgtttccatcgcctcggcagaggcgctggatgcccgatCGCggcttacgcgcacgggtgtcagagttttggggctttctgcctgagcagaaggccctgggcctgcagatacagaggcctgcatgcccttggttgcggagcagcagaggctgcttccgctgagggggcggatggcgctgccgcccgtccactttgcgtggtacgcgcggccgccacgaacctttgtggcactgcccccttgcgtgccacgtccgcgaatgaaggtccctgcgcaaaagaaaggcgttttcgcgcctcctgaaggagatgttttctgtaaccttgagtgtgattacttctttttcttttttccacgaaggacatgcacgagagtaggcggggtgcccaccgtcgcagtttgcgcagtgtggagattcaacacagttgtcagcagggtgttcatgtgaactgcacttggcgcaggtttgacggccacggcaactctgagagccgtgaccgaaacgctggcacttgaagcagcgtcgcgggttggggatgtagggtctgacctttagtttcaagtatcctgtttcgacatgttctggcagtgtgcttgtggcaaatgtgagaatgaggtgttttgtctggatttctttatcttcacgcctgattttaattctctgcacattgatcacatgctggtcgctccagccctcgaggagttcactttctgtgaggtcgatcaagtcttggtctgacaccacacctcgcgagctgttcaga
The window above is part of the Rhipicephalus sanguineus isolate Rsan-2018 unplaced genomic scaffold, BIME_Rsan_1.4 Seq979, whole genome shotgun sequence genome. Proteins encoded here:
- the LOC119378780 gene encoding uncharacterized protein LOC119378780; this encodes MRLPAQLAKVEGIQHALYADDIPIWASHGPAGDMEASLQQAADIVDDYARRCGLQCSPSKSEFVHIRPSRKCTTKIDLSLHSGPIPERDEIRVLGLFIHKNRRADTTLAKLRKVGDQVGRMVRRVSNKRGGLRCKDALRLAHAFVTSRVLYSAPYLHLRKFDENALEVIPRKIYKRALDLPVSTSKQRLLGVGMVNTFKELREAHLTNQYTRLSKTPSGRRLLARLHINHSIHTEERVQIPEIWRYSLHVRPLPANMT